TCGAAATCCAATAGGCAAAAACAAGCAACATTAGGATGATGAAAAAAAATAGATAGAGGTCACTGATAAACAATTGATTGACCTGCTTTTGAATATCAGAATAATTGTATTTTGAAATAAATTCCCAGTCTAGACCAGTAATTTCTGTGCTGTAAGCATGAACATTAGAGCCTTCATCTTGCAACATTTTCTCTTTACTATCAAAAATTTTGCCAACTTTCAGCGGATTCGGATGAGACAGAATCATGTTTCGTTTATCAGCGAGCAACATTTCAAGACCTGTTTTTTGCCAATCAGAATAATACTTTTCCAATTGATTTTTTTCAATATCAACTGTTATAAAGCCAATAATGTTTGAATATTCCACTGGGGAAAAAATCGGCATCCCAATCACAATGGTAACATTATTAAAGCGATCCTTTTCTAGGGTATAACTTATCTTCCGACCAGAGCTTGCTAAATTCTCCATAAATTCCGTAGCCATTTCCTTCTCTTGATTATGCATGTTTGTATACAAAATCTTTCCAGACTCATCATAAATTTTGATATTTTGCCGTCTTAATTCGAGGAATTGTCTTCTATCTACTAATTGTTGGCCAATCTTTTCTGCATCATGTTCCAAAATGTGAAGCTGAACATTGTTATTAAACGCAATTCGCGCCATTATTAGCTCTTGTTGGTTAATTTCGTTATTCATCAACCGAGCCATCTTTTCATGCACGGAATGATAGCTTTCCTGCATATCTCCCGAAACAAGTCGGGAGGTTTGTCCGTAGAGAATACCAATATAAATGAATAATGGAAGCAAAACCGTTATCACAAAATAAAAAAAGAAGCGCTCCTGTAAGCTTAGTTTCATTCGGGGCATTTTTTTTTGCTGTACAAAACTGCTATAATTTCTGCTTTCTTCATACTCCTTAATCGATATGATTAATTGGTAAAGCGGCTGAATAACCTTTCGGCCTATCATTCTTGAAAAAATAATGGCAACCAAAGCCGAACAAACGAATGTTAATACAATCATCTTCCACATTAGTCCAATTTGTTTTTTATAAAAACCTAATGAATCTTCATAAATAAGCTGAAAATTATAAAAGGGGATGCTTGAATAATAGACGCCTGTATCTTCCCAAGCTAGTAGCTCCTTTTTGTCGTGATTCAATCCATCAAGATTTTCAGGAACATCCCCTCTTACCTGTTCACCTTTAAAAAACATTTGTCCATTATGATCAAATAAGCGAATTTGGTTCGCATAAAAGAGTGAATCATCTAAATTTTTTGGATTGATAAATAGTAAAATAACTCCTTTATGGACCCCGTCCGCAGAAATGATATTTGTACCAAAAAACAAACGGTTATTTAACTCTTCCATTCCACTTTCCTTATCTGATGAAAGCAGCTCAATTTTGCTGCTTGCCTCACCTAAATTAAAAAAGTGAAAATTATTTTCCTCGTCTGATTTTACCTTCATTCCATTCAACTTAAAATTTACATATTTTTGATCAGAACTGTATTGAGTATTTGGAGTAATAATGAGGATGTTATCTATCAGTTTGTTGTTTTGTCTAATGGTATTTAAGTAATCTTCAAATCCGGAATTCTGGTAATACTTCTCTGTCGGACTTATCTCTGAGCCGCTTAATTCATCTAGATACCGAATAACAATCTCATTGGTCCTTAAATTGTTGGTCGTTTCATAGAGGCTATTAAACTCCGTTTGCAACTCCGTAGAAATCTGGTCCATTCGTAACTGGATCGACGATTCTTTCTTTTCTTCAATAAAGTCTTTTATTTTTATATAATATAAACTGCTTAACAGCAAAAGAAATACAAATACGGCGATTAACGAGAATCTTAATAAAAAGGTATGGAAATGGAGCTTTTTATCTTTATTCATGGTGTACCTCCTGAGGTCTGACCTGGTTTACTGTCTTCTGAACACAACAGGGGTAACACCTGTTTCATTTTTAAATACTTTGTTAAAATACGAATGGCTTTGAAAACCAACCATATCGGAGATCACCTTGATTTTATAATCCGTATTTTTAAGAAGCTGCACCGCTTTATCCACACGAATCTGATTGACATAATCAATAAAATTTTGTCCTGTCTCCTTTTTAAAAATCGCACTGAAATAAGCTTGATGCAAGAATAATCGGTGTGAAATATCCTCAAGTGTAATCCGTTCCTGATAATTTTTCTTTACATATTCCTTAGCCATAAGAACGTAACTGTTTACATCCTTTTTATCCTGATGGATCAAATCAAAAGAAATCGTTTCCAACATTTGCGCCAGCCATCGCTTTAATTCCTTTAAGGAATCAATCTCGTAAATTCTGCCTAATACATGCTGCTGGTCAATAGACGAGAGAGAAAGTCCCTTCTCTTTAAATCGGAACATAAGAATAATAATAAGTTCAGAACAGGAACTACGTATTTCGGCAATCGACAGTCCGCCAATCTGTTTGTATGGGTCAAAGAAATGATTGACTAAATCACCAATGGACATTTTCCCTTCCGATTTCATCGACTCCATCAGGCGATTTTCAATTTTGTTGACATGGTCTAACATAAAATTTTGTATTTCTGTTTGATTCCCTCTATTACCATCGACTGTCAAATCTTCATGGAAGAATACCGTTTCATGCTCATTAAAGTATTTATAGCTATACGCGTAAACCGCCTCATTGTATGAACGGCAAATTTCTTGATACGTGCATGCTGGATTGCCAACACCTACAACAAAATTCTCCTGATCCTTAAATAAGTCACCAAGGTTATCTCTTAGTGAATCAATGAACAGGTTAATTTTCGATAAGAGATTCTGTTTCGAAACAAGCTTGGAATCGGTACTTAACACAATCAGACTATTTCCGTAAAACAAAATCGGAACTTGATAGCGATTCCAAAAACCTGCAGCAAGCTCTGTAATCTTCTGCCTGATTGAAAAAGTGGACGCCTCTTTAAACAGCCGATCAAAGGAAAAAATGGCAACTCTAAAGCTTTGTGTTTGCTGATTCCAATGGTCCACATACTGTGATAGATTTTCGCCTTTAATTAAATCTAATAGCATTAATTCCTCGACTCGATTCACTTCTTTCACTTCTTGATCTTCTCTTAATTCTTCTGCTAGTTTCGTAAAAACATTGAAAAAGTCATTTTTCATTAATGGCTTCAACAAATAACCCTTAACACCAGAACGAATGGCAGCTTGGGCATATTTAAAATCGTCATAAGCACTTAGTATGACCACTTTTATATCGGGATAGGATGTTCTTATCTCTGCAGCCAGCTCTAATCCAGTCATCTCAGGCATAAGAACGTCTGTCAACACTGCATGGGGACACTCCTGTTTAATAAGCTCCAATGCTTCAACGCCATTTTCAGCTGTGCCGGCTACTTCAAACCCTACTTCAGACCAAGGAAAAAATTGAGCCAACCGGTCACGAATGTTTTTTTCGTCATCAACAATGATTACTTTGTACACTCCAAGCCCCCCTTTTCAATGGAAGTTTCGTTTCACTAATATTATCATATCAAAAGACTGAAAGTTCAAAAAGTCGAATTTTGTAGCTTTTTTGTCACTTTAAGGAAACACCAAAAGAGGCTTTTGACATAAAAACCTCTTTTTTAAAGTAACTATTTAGTTTTGTATTTATAGTGGGACTTTGAAAACAACCTTTTTTATTTCCTGCACGGAGTTGAGATGGGCTCCTACTAAATGAGCATCTTGTGGAAAACAAATAAGGGCATAGCCTTCCTCTAAATATCCAGAAAACTTTGAGGTTGATTTTGTATCACCAAATAAAATATCATGTTCTTCATCATACTCTGTCATATCTGTCAAGGAACCAATATTGACACACTCGACATATTCTTTACCTTCTATGACAATATGAATATCGATAAATTTCTTGTGAGCTTCAAATTTCTTTTCTTTAACAGGTGTTGTGGTGAATTGGATCGTGTTTTTATGAAAACTATTTCCAGTATAAGAATCAAGTAATGACCTGCTAAGAATATGTTTAATAGCTTCATTTAAATGATCATTTAAAAATGTATACATAGCCAAATTTTCTATTCTATCGAAAATCACCGTTGAAAAACCTCCAAAAAACTCCAGCGTTGCACAAGAGATTGCTGGAGCTATTTTTCTACTTTTACATTAAATCGTAGTGACTAAGGGACTAATAGCTGTTTCCTACGTTATACTCCTGTCTACATAATACTTACTGTATTTTTTACTTAGACCTATAGGGGAATGCGCATTTTTATCATACGGTAAAATCGCAAATGAAAATTGAAAATCTTCATTTCTTAGGCGATATTGGTCTTGTACATCTTCTCCACAACTTGCAGAACCTAAGCCATATTGCTGTTTATCAAGATGGACAGTAATATAAGGCTGCTTGAATAGGTCATAGGTATGCTTTGCTGTTTCCAACTGTTGAACCGTATAATAACTTGCCGAAAAGTCAAAGGAATGGCCAGTAACGAGCATACTTTTGCCGTTCTCTTGTGAAAAGCTCGCCCATTTGTTTTGGTGACGGTTACCGTTTTCTTGTGGGAAAATATACGGTGTATGCAAACCATCGATGCTTGAAGACCAAACGCCCATCCGCGCAGCCTGTTTACTATCCACATAAGCTTCATCTGGACCTAAGCCATACCATTCAACCCCATCGTACCCATTATTTACAGTCATCTCCACACCAATTCGAGGCAAATAAGCAGGACCTTGACCGATCTTGACCCCATTGATTTCTACCAAAATACTTCCATTTGCTTTAATAGTATATACGTAGGTCACATCAAATCCCCATGCGATCACAGGAGGAGCTGCCTTCGTTTCACACTCAATGATGACTGCCTGCTGGTCTTCTTGGATCGTTACTTTCGTTTGTTTCATTCGATGCTGGATTGAATCAACCCCAAATTCCTTCCAATCCTTCGCAACCGGCTTCGCACTAAACTCACCAGATCCTAATAAATCATTATCAATCGGTGCTCTCCAAAAATTTAACCTTGGACCTTTATGCAGCATGAGATGCCCATCATAGAAATATTCCTCAATTCGCCCATTTTGTTTATTGAAAACCAATTGAAAATGAGACCCTGAAACATATATTTTTGACGCTTCTTCTGCTACCGTTAATCGTCCTGCTTGTTGTGATTCAACTGCAATATAATTTGAAATTGGCAGTTCGTGCTGCGACCATGCGACGGTATGGCCTGAAGCTGCCCAAAGAGTTGTTTCCTTCGTTGTCCACACAAGATTTAACCAATAATCCGTATTATCAAGCACAACATTTGGTACGCGAATCGGCAATTCAATCACTTTTGTCATATTTGCAGCAATAGCCGGCACATCAACTATCCCACTTTCGATTATCTTACCGTCTGCTTCGATATACCACTGACATTGTAATTTTGCCAAATCGGAAAAATCATAGCGGTTTTGAACCTTTATTGTCTTTTCATTAAAATTAAATTGGGAAACCACTACTGGTTCAATGACCTTTTTCAACTCAGCTAATGCTGGTGAAGGTTGACGATCAGGACGGACGAGTCCATCGATGACAAAGTTGCCATCATGTGGTGTTTCACCAAAATCGCCGCCATAAGCAAAATATTCCTTTCCTTCTGGCGAATGTTGTCTTAAACCATGATCGACCCATTCCCAGACAAATCCACCCTGTAATCGATCATAGGCATAAAACGTTTCCCAATATTCTTTAAGACCTCCTGGTCCATTTCCCATAGCATGGGCATACTCACATAAAATATGAGGCTTCTTCAAATTCTTCAAGCCGCCAATAACCTTCATTTTCTCAATCGGAGTGTACATGGTAGTGTGAACGTCAGTTGCAATGGGATCCCTGTCTGGAACATAATTACACTCGTTCATGATTTCTCTTGTTTCTCCTTCATAATGAACTAATCTTGAAGGATCTCTTCTTTTTGCCCATTCGTACATGGCCACGTGATTTTGTCCAAACCCTGATTCATTTCCTAATGACCACATAATCACAGATGGGTGATTTTTATCCCTTTCTACTAATCTTTCCATTCGATCAATATATGCTGCCTGCCATGCTGGGTCATCACTTAATAAATGCGGCTGATCAATATAGACGAACCCATGGCATTCAAGGTCTGTTTCATCAATGACATAAAAGCCGAATTGATCGCAAAGCTCATAAAAACGCGGGTCATTTGGATAATGGGCTGTGCGAATTGCATTAATATTATTCTGCTTCATTAATGTTAAATCCTCAATCATGGAACTAACAGGAACGGCGCGCCCAAAATCCGGATGTGCATCATGTCGATTAACACCTTTAAACATAACGGCAACACCATTAACCAATAATTGACCGCCTTTAATTTCAACATTTTTAAATCCACATCTTTGTGGAATCACTTCGACTACATCTCCTGATGGGCTGTGCAGTGTAACAAGCACATCATATAAAGCTGGAGTTTCAGCATTCCATTGCTTTATATGCTTTACCTCTAGGAAACCAGTTACGCGCCGACTTTCTACCTTTAACTCTTGTGTGGCAAGTACCGTGCCATTATCAAGGATTTCGACGGTGACTTGATATCCTTCAGATTCACCTGATACAGCAAGTTCAAAATTAAGACGCCCATCCTGAAACTGATTTTCTAATGAACCGACCAAAAACACATCTTGGATATGTGTCGTTGGTTTAGCTACGATATAGACATCTCTAAAAATCCCGCTTAACCACCACATATCTTGATCTTCAATATACGAAGATTCTGCCCATTGATAGACTCTTACAGCGATGCTGTTTTCTCCTTCTTTGACGACATTCGTAATATCAAACTCCGAAGGAAGACGGCTTCCTTGACTATAACCGACCTCAATTCCATTTACCCAAACATGGAAAGAGCTATCGACACCTTCAAAGATCAAATGCAGCTGTTCCGATAATGCCTCCTTCGTTAAATAAAACGACCTTTTGTAGGCCCCTGTCGGATTTTCAGTTGGAATAATAGGAGGTTCTACTGGAAAAGGATACTGCACATTGGTATAATGCGGCCTCCCGTAGCCATTTAATTGCCAATGCGATGGAACCGGAATTTCCGACCAATCATCGGTACAATAGTCCTCTTTATAAAAATCGCTTGGTGAATCAATTGGGGCATTTGCATAATGAAACTTCCATTTTCCATTTAACAACAAAAACCCTTGTGAATCTCCTCGCTCGTAAGAAAGTGCAGTATTTTTGTTTCTATAGCTAAAAAAGTATGATCTCGGTTTTAGGCGATTCCTTTGTAGTACTTCGAGATTTTCCCAATCGTTTTTTCAAATCATTGTGCTTTCTCCTCTCAATCTTCTTAATCCTTAAACCATCCTCCAAAAATGCAGAGATTTAAGTTAGTGGTCACGTGACCACATTGGCGAAAACTATGGTCACGTGACCATTTTATTATAAAAAAAAGAATTTCCCTGCAAGTTGATGATACTATTAATATAAGATTCCTTGAAATCGCTGTCAATTCTTTTTTACAGATTCTCTTTCAATTAAAGTCACTTCCTCTTCAATATTTTGCGCCAGTTTCCTTTCGTTGAGGATTTGATCTAACAGCTGTTTTACAAGCAGTCTGCCAATTTCAATTTTTGGGATATTCATTGTAGTCAATGTGGGTGTCACGATCTTAGCTAATTCAATATTATCTACACCTATGACTGAAATATCATCTGGAACCTTCCTGCCGCTTTCAATAATGGCTCTTATTGCTCCTGCCGCCAGCGAATCATTTGTTGCTGCAACCGCTGTAAATGGCTGTCCTTTAGCCAATAAATCTTTTATTGCGTCATAGCCCACGGTTAACTTATCCTCATACGTTCCAATGGAATTTTTATAATATTCCTTAATAGGCACACTCTGTGCTTTCATTGCGTCTTCATATCCTTTATATCTGGGGTTTCCCTGATTTTCATCATAATGTCCTAAATAAATTATTTCTTTATGACCATTTTCGATTAAATACCCGACAGACTGCCTCATTACTTTTTCCATATCAACAAATACATGTGGAATGTCTGTTTTTTCAGGGCGATCCCAATAAACCGACAGCGGCATTTTAAGGGCACCTTTGTTAAAATCCATAATCGAACTTAATTCGTACGGGGCTAGCAAAATCATTCCATCATATGGTCCTTCTAATACTTGCCGCAAATAATTCCGTCTTTCCTTCGTAATATTATATAAGGATAAGGAATATCCTTTCTCTAAGGCCATCTCCTCAATCCCGGCAAACATTTCCGAATAAAAGGGATTACTAATCGAAGGTGTTATGCAAACAATTTGTTTATATGCCTTCATCCGTAAATTTTGTGCTGCTCGATTCGGTATATAATTCAGTTCTGCGATTGCCGCTTCTATTCGTTTTCGTACATCTTCTGCAACATATCCATTGTTATTAATAACGCGCGAAACAGTCGACGGTGAAACGCCCGCCCGTTCCGCCACTTCTCTTCTTGTAACCATTTGTACTCCTTTCTGTATTCCAATTCTTTATACTAGGCTCTTTTCACTTTGTTGCCTTTGAAGACTAAAATCACTCGAATGAGCTATAATTTGTAGCATAATATCCTTCAGTTGTAAAAAAAGAGCTTACAAACTTAATTTCAAGCACAAAATAGTTTGTTCCGCGTTAAAATCGGCTTCAGAATTTTAACAACACTTTAACGAAAACAGCCTTATACCAACTATACTATTTTTCGATGCATTAAAAAAACTCCTTAAGTAAAGAGGCGCATGAAAAATTTCATGCGCCTCACTTCAATCCGTCCGATCGAGTAGATTAAACCATTATTTTACAAATATCATTCGTAAATTCTACTGGATCCTGGATTGGCAATCCTTCAATAAGCAATGCCTGATTGTATAATAACTTTGTATACAAATCTAGCTTTTCTTTATCATTTTCAAAAGCTTCCTTTAAAGATTGGAACACTTCATGATTTTTATTTATCTCCAGCACCTTATCTGCTTTAATATTTTGATTATCTGGCATGGCAGCAAGGATTTTTTCCATTTCAATAGAAATGTCACCTTCGGTTGCTAGGCAGACAGGATGAGACTTTAAGCGTTTTGAAACTCGGACATCCTTGACTTTACCCTCTAAAATATTTTTCATATAGTCAAAGATTTCTTTGTATTCCTTCTCCTCTGATTCGGAATCGCTCTTGTTTTCTTCTCCTTCGATTCCTAAGTCACCCGAGGAGATAGATTTAAATTCTTTCTCCTTGTAAGTCATTAACATTTTGATGGCAAATTCATCGATATCCTCAGTGAAATAGAGAATCTCAAAGCCTTTTTCAGAGACAAACTCTGCCTGTGGCAGTTTATCGATTCTTTCAATGGAATCACCAGAAGCGTAATAAATATATTTTTGCTCTTCTGGCATTCTTGATACATATTCATCCAATGTGACTAGCTTCTTCTCTTTGGAAGAGTAGAACATGATAAGGTCCTGCAATACTTCTTTATTGGCCCCGAATTCACTATAAACGCCGTATTTTAACTGACGTCCAAACGACTTATAAAATTCTTCATATTTTTCTCGTTCATTGTTTAATAAGCTTTGCAGTTCACTCTTAATTTTTTTGTTTATGTTTTTAGAGATAAGCTTGAGTTGACGATCATGCTGCAGCATTTCTCTTGAAATATTAAGAGAAAGGTCCTCAGAATCAACCATCCCTTTGACGAAGCTAAAATGGTCAGGAAGCAGATCTGCACACTTGTCCATAATTAATACGCCATTGGAATAGAGCTCCAAGCCTTTTTCAAATTCTTTTGAATAAAAGTCAAATGGGATTTTCTCAGGGATATATAAAATCGCATTATAGCGAATTGTCCCGTCTACACTGATATGGATATGTTTAAGCGGCTTATCAAAACCGTATCGTTTTTCAGCATAGAAATTCTCGTAATCTTCGTCACTTAGTTCACTTTTATTTTTTCTCCAAATAGGAACCATGCTGTTGATGACTTGTTCTTCAACATATTCCTCGAACTCATTTTCACTGCCCTCTTTTGGTCTTCTGCTAGACACGTCCATTTTTATCGGATAGCGGATAAAATCAGAGTACTTTTTGATAATAGACTTTAAACGGTACTCTTCTAAAAACTCATCATAATTTTCATCTTCTGTGTTTTCTTTGATTTTAAGAATAATTTCAGTACCAATCGAATCTTTCTCCGCAGTCTCAATCGTGTAACCTTCTGCTCCATCCGATTCCCACTTAAAAGCTTCCTCACTGCCTAATGACTTACTTATTACAGTTACAACATCTGCAACCATAAAAGCTGCATAGAAGCCAACACCAAATTGACCAATAATGTCATAGCCATCTTTTAATTCTGTTTCTTTTTTAAAGGCTAAAGATCCACTTTTCGCAATCGTACCAAGGTTGGTCTCAAGCTCTTCCTTCGTCATCCCAATCCCGGTATCAATAATTTTCAAGGTTCTATTTTCCTTGTCAGGGATTACTTTAATAAAGTAACTGTCTTTGTCGAAGCTTAATGTGTCATCTGTTAATGCTTTGTAGTAGATTTTATCAATCGCATCACTCGCATTGGAGATTAACTCTCTTAAAAATACCTCACGGTGTGTATAAATAGAGTTAATCATCATTTCTAACAGCCGTTTAGACTCAGCTTTAAACTGCTTTTTTGCCATTGAAACCTCTCCTTACATATTTTGATTAACTAGTTTTCGAATCATTAGCACTCTCAACATCAGAGTGCTAACACCGACAATATTTAAATATCATAAATCCTGTTAGGATGTCAATATAATAGCGGCACACTTTTCGATGTGCCGCTTACTTTTGACTTTGGAAGACCAATTGTAAACCTAATCCAATGTAAATAGTTCCTACGACTTTTCCCTGCCAGCGCGAAATCTTGCTATTTTTTGTAAACAGCTTATTACCTAATGAACTTGCTAGAAAGGCTAAGGTTGAGGTGTACAAAATACTCATTAACACAAAGACTAGCCCTAAACTTAATAGTTGATAGACTACCGGGGGACCATCTGCTTTTACGAATTGCGGAAGAAACGCAAGGAAAAATAACGCTGTTTTTGGGTTAAGCAATTCAATAAGTAAGGCTTGTCGAAAGGATAAAGCAGATTTGTCTTTTTTGACTTTTGGCTGTTCGTGCTTTTTTGTTTTTTCGAACAATGCCTTTATTCCTAAAAAGATTAAATAAGCTGCGCCTAGATATTTAACTACTTCAAAAGCTAATGCTGATGTCATAAGGATGGCTGACAGACCAAGAACGGCTGCAATCGTATGAATTAAATCCCCTACCGCAATGCCAACACCGGTAATGATGCCAGCTCTTAATCCGCCTTTTACGGTTTGAGTCAAGGTCAATAACACTGCTGGGCCTGGGATTAGAAACAGCACCAGTACGACCAAAATAAAAGCCCACATCTCTCTCTCTCCTATACACGTGTTTACAAATATCATATCACGATTTTCTTGAAATTGGCTTTTAAAAAAATTATAAAGAAAGAATGTCCAAGAGTTGAATGATCTTCGGTCACTCTAGACCTCCTGCATTGACCCAAATGCCTTTTCTGCATGCTCTTTGGTCACTCTAGACCTCCTGCATTGACCCAAATGCCTTTTCTGCATGCTCTTCAGTCACTCCAGACTTCCTGCATTGACCCACATGCCTTTTCTGCATGCTCTTCGGTCACTCCAGACCTCCTGCATTGACCCAAATGCTTTTTCTGCATGCTCTTCGGTCACTCCAGACCTCCTGCATTGACCCAAATGCTTTTTCTACATGTTCTTCGGTCACTCCAGGCCTTCTGCATTGACCCAAATGCTTTTTCTACATGCTCTTCGGTCACTCCAGACCTCCTGCATTGACCCAAATGCCTTTTCTGAATGCTCTTCGGTCACTATAAAATAAAAAAACCGACATTAATTTTTGTCGGTTTGTTCTGATTTTATTACCTGCAACCTTTGATCTTCAGAGCTTTCAACAATATGTTTAAGGATCGAAAGCTTATTCTCCCAGAACTTTTCGTAGAACGAAAGCCATTGCTTGAGTTCTGTCAGCGGCTCAGGTTGAAGCCGGTAAATCTTCTCTCTTCCTACCTTTTGTCCATAAACTAGTTCAGCTTCTGAAAGAACTTGAAGGTGTTTCGCAATGGCTGTCCTGCTCATTGGAAAATGGGCTGTTATTTCTGAGATGGGGCGCTCTTTTTCCGCTAGTAATCTTAATACTTCTCTTCGAGTGGGGTCAGCAATCGCTTGAAATACATCATGCTTTTGTGCAGAGGATGACACTTAGCTCTCCAAAAGGGTACGCAGTTTCTGAACGATACCAGCCCATCCCTGAGCCATATGATTTCTAATATCAGAAGCTTTTTGGTTGGCTTTGCCAATAATTGCGTCAGATTGTGGCCATCCGCCATGAATAAGGGTGAACTCTGTTTTATCCCCCAAATCCTTTAAACTAAACG
This genomic stretch from Neobacillus niacini harbors:
- a CDS encoding sensor histidine kinase, with the translated sequence MNKDKKLHFHTFLLRFSLIAVFVFLLLLSSLYYIKIKDFIEEKKESSIQLRMDQISTELQTEFNSLYETTNNLRTNEIVIRYLDELSGSEISPTEKYYQNSGFEDYLNTIRQNNKLIDNILIITPNTQYSSDQKYVNFKLNGMKVKSDEENNFHFFNLGEASSKIELLSSDKESGMEELNNRLFFGTNIISADGVHKGVILLFINPKNLDDSLFYANQIRLFDHNGQMFFKGEQVRGDVPENLDGLNHDKKELLAWEDTGVYYSSIPFYNFQLIYEDSLGFYKKQIGLMWKMIVLTFVCSALVAIIFSRMIGRKVIQPLYQLIISIKEYEESRNYSSFVQQKKMPRMKLSLQERFFFYFVITVLLPLFIYIGILYGQTSRLVSGDMQESYHSVHEKMARLMNNEINQQELIMARIAFNNNVQLHILEHDAEKIGQQLVDRRQFLELRRQNIKIYDESGKILYTNMHNQEKEMATEFMENLASSGRKISYTLEKDRFNNVTIVIGMPIFSPVEYSNIIGFITVDIEKNQLEKYYSDWQKTGLEMLLADKRNMILSHPNPLKVGKIFDSKEKMLQDEGSNVHAYSTEITGLDWEFISKYNYSDIQKQVNQLFISDLYLFFFIILMLLVFAYWISKRMHRPIGQLNELVQTFDLKGSHHDVVERLSGIEEVDSLTKNFNQMMERMEDLIHETILTNQERIQLKFEKRELQLNALQSQINPHFLYNTLDNLIFLVEANETDKATEMIASLSRFFRFITNREQFMITLRDELVYTKTYIKIMSYRFDNFECVWDVDEKLLNYKTVKLILQPVIENAIHHGARKTKDMVTIHISGELKEEEIHIVVKDNAVGIGEEELTVIKSHLAATSLDKAGIYNVNGRIRLQFGGKYGLCIESERGKGTKVTIVLPAVL
- a CDS encoding response regulator — its product is MYKVIIVDDEKNIRDRLAQFFPWSEVGFEVAGTAENGVEALELIKQECPHAVLTDVLMPEMTGLELAAEIRTSYPDIKVVILSAYDDFKYAQAAIRSGVKGYLLKPLMKNDFFNVFTKLAEELREDQEVKEVNRVEELMLLDLIKGENLSQYVDHWNQQTQSFRVAIFSFDRLFKEASTFSIRQKITELAAGFWNRYQVPILFYGNSLIVLSTDSKLVSKQNLLSKINLFIDSLRDNLGDLFKDQENFVVGVGNPACTYQEICRSYNEAVYAYSYKYFNEHETVFFHEDLTVDGNRGNQTEIQNFMLDHVNKIENRLMESMKSEGKMSIGDLVNHFFDPYKQIGGLSIAEIRSSCSELIIILMFRFKEKGLSLSSIDQQHVLGRIYEIDSLKELKRWLAQMLETISFDLIHQDKKDVNSYVLMAKEYVKKNYQERITLEDISHRLFLHQAYFSAIFKKETGQNFIDYVNQIRVDKAVQLLKNTDYKIKVISDMVGFQSHSYFNKVFKNETGVTPVVFRRQ
- a CDS encoding YhcH/YjgK/YiaL family protein — encoded protein: MIFDRIENLAMYTFLNDHLNEAIKHILSRSLLDSYTGNSFHKNTIQFTTTPVKEKKFEAHKKFIDIHIVIEGKEYVECVNIGSLTDMTEYDEEHDILFGDTKSTSKFSGYLEEGYALICFPQDAHLVGAHLNSVQEIKKVVFKVPL
- a CDS encoding glycoside hydrolase family 2 TIM barrel-domain containing protein, whose translation is MLNGKWKFHYANAPIDSPSDFYKEDYCTDDWSEIPVPSHWQLNGYGRPHYTNVQYPFPVEPPIIPTENPTGAYKRSFYLTKEALSEQLHLIFEGVDSSFHVWVNGIEVGYSQGSRLPSEFDITNVVKEGENSIAVRVYQWAESSYIEDQDMWWLSGIFRDVYIVAKPTTHIQDVFLVGSLENQFQDGRLNFELAVSGESEGYQVTVEILDNGTVLATQELKVESRRVTGFLEVKHIKQWNAETPALYDVLVTLHSPSGDVVEVIPQRCGFKNVEIKGGQLLVNGVAVMFKGVNRHDAHPDFGRAVPVSSMIEDLTLMKQNNINAIRTAHYPNDPRFYELCDQFGFYVIDETDLECHGFVYIDQPHLLSDDPAWQAAYIDRMERLVERDKNHPSVIMWSLGNESGFGQNHVAMYEWAKRRDPSRLVHYEGETREIMNECNYVPDRDPIATDVHTTMYTPIEKMKVIGGLKNLKKPHILCEYAHAMGNGPGGLKEYWETFYAYDRLQGGFVWEWVDHGLRQHSPEGKEYFAYGGDFGETPHDGNFVIDGLVRPDRQPSPALAELKKVIEPVVVSQFNFNEKTIKVQNRYDFSDLAKLQCQWYIEADGKIIESGIVDVPAIAANMTKVIELPIRVPNVVLDNTDYWLNLVWTTKETTLWAASGHTVAWSQHELPISNYIAVESQQAGRLTVAEEASKIYVSGSHFQLVFNKQNGRIEEYFYDGHLMLHKGPRLNFWRAPIDNDLLGSGEFSAKPVAKDWKEFGVDSIQHRMKQTKVTIQEDQQAVIIECETKAAPPVIAWGFDVTYVYTIKANGSILVEINGVKIGQGPAYLPRIGVEMTVNNGYDGVEWYGLGPDEAYVDSKQAARMGVWSSSIDGLHTPYIFPQENGNRHQNKWASFSQENGKSMLVTGHSFDFSASYYTVQQLETAKHTYDLFKQPYITVHLDKQQYGLGSASCGEDVQDQYRLRNEDFQFSFAILPYDKNAHSPIGLSKKYSKYYVDRSIT
- a CDS encoding LacI family DNA-binding transcriptional regulator, yielding MVTRREVAERAGVSPSTVSRVINNNGYVAEDVRKRIEAAIAELNYIPNRAAQNLRMKAYKQIVCITPSISNPFYSEMFAGIEEMALEKGYSLSLYNITKERRNYLRQVLEGPYDGMILLAPYELSSIMDFNKGALKMPLSVYWDRPEKTDIPHVFVDMEKVMRQSVGYLIENGHKEIIYLGHYDENQGNPRYKGYEDAMKAQSVPIKEYYKNSIGTYEDKLTVGYDAIKDLLAKGQPFTAVAATNDSLAAGAIRAIIESGRKVPDDISVIGVDNIELAKIVTPTLTTMNIPKIEIGRLLVKQLLDQILNERKLAQNIEEEVTLIERESVKKN